In Herpetosiphon gulosus, the DNA window TGCGCGGCACACCAAGCGCCTGACAGGCGGCGGTCATCCCGACGATAGGGGCAAGGTCGTAAACGCTTTCCATCATGATTCGTTGTCCGTCGGTGCGGCTGATGCCAGTCCAAGCAGCGTGGCCATTTTTTTTTGGATATCGATGATGGCGGTGGCCTTGGTCAGCTGGTGCTGGAGGCGAGCGTTCTCGCGGCGGAGGCGAGCGTTCTCATCCGCCAGCGGATTGGCGGGCTGGGGCACCGGGCCAGGGCGTTGATTGTCGAGGCTGGTCGCACCGCGACGAAGGCGTTGTCGCCACTTGGCCAGTTGCGAGGTGTACAGCCCGTGTTGACGAAGGATCGCTCCCCGCCGTGGGTCGCCACGCGGGTAGGAGTCATACTCGTCCAGGATGGCCTGTCGCTCGGCGGTCGTCAACGTTGGTCGGTCAGTCGGGTGGGTCATGTCGTCCATGGAAGGGTCCTCGCGCCCTGATCAGAACGGATCTCGGCCAATGGAATCTGTCTCATCTGATATTAGCACACAGGGGACAGTGGCCGACCCGGCATGGATAATGCAGGGACATTGTCGCTTTCATGTTAATCCCCCAATGAGTGAGGGGGATGGAGGAATGCATATGCCCCTGCTTTGGCGTGGGCGCGTTTGGTACGCGCTCTGTCTTTTTTTCATGCTGGTTCCCCTGTTCGTGCATCCGGCCACCATCCAACCGGTTGTGGCTGCGCCGCTTGTCCCAGCAGCGTCCGCTAAACAGTGGACGCAAGCCACTCCGACCGCGCTGCTCATCGCCAATACGGCAGATGGCATCACCCTCACCAGCGCGGATACCGCCCTTCGCCAATTTCTGGAAACCACCATGGGCTGGACGGTCACGCTCAAAGATGATGACCTGGTCCAAGCGAGTGATGCGGCGACGGTCAATGTGGTGGTGATTTCGGCATCGATTGATTCGTATAAATTAGAAAATGATTTTACCTATGTCACCACGCCGATGGTGGTGAATGAATATGCGCTCTATGATCAATTGGGCATGACCAATGGGGCATCGGGCACG includes these proteins:
- a CDS encoding transposase codes for the protein MDDMTHPTDRPTLTTAERQAILDEYDSYPRGDPRRGAILRQHGLYTSQLAKWRQRLRRGATSLDNQRPGPVPQPANPLADENARLRRENARLQHQLTKATAIIDIQKKMATLLGLASAAPTDNES